The following are encoded in a window of Scleropages formosus chromosome 7, fSclFor1.1, whole genome shotgun sequence genomic DNA:
- the ndrg4 gene encoding protein NDRG4 isoform X5, translating to MPECWDGEHDVETPYGMIHVVIKGAPKGNRPAILTYHDVGLNHKLCFNAFFQNEDMQEITKHFVVCHVDAPGQQIGASQFPQGYQYPTMDQLAGMLPSVVQHFGFKSIVGIGVGAGAYILAKFALIFPDLVEGLVLLNIDPNGKGWIDWAASKLSGLTSTLPDTVLPHLFSQEELMNNTELVQSYRQQINNTINQFNLQLFWNMYNSRRDLEMSRTGTVLNAKTIRCPVMLVVGDNAPAEEGVVECNSKLDPTNTTFLKMADSGGLPQVTQPGKLTEAFKYFLQGMGYIAYIKDRRLSGGPVPSASMTRLARSRTASLTSAGSIDGSRNRPCTHSDSSDAVGQLNHTMEVSC from the exons GAACATGACGTTGAGACACCCTATGGTATGATCCATGTTGTAATTAAGGGTGCACCCAAGGGGAACAGACCAGCAATCCTGACCTACCATGATGTGGGGCTCAACC acaagctgtgcttcaatGCATTCTTCCAAAATGAGGACATGCAGGAGATCACTAAGCACTTTGTGGTATGCCATGTGGATGCCCCTGGGCAGCAAATAGGAGCCTCCCAGTTTCCCCAGGG GTACCAGTACCCCACGATGGACCAGCTGGCAGGCATGCTGCCCAGTGTTGTGCAGCACTTTGG atttaagaGCATCGTAGGAATTGGAGTTGGCGCTGGTGCCTACATCCTGGCGAAATTTGCT CTCATTTTTCCAGATCTGGTGGAGGGCCTTGTTCTACTGAACATTGACCCCAATGGAAAGGGCTGGATTGACTGGGCAGCCAGTAAG CTATCTGGCCTCACAAGCACCCTGCCTGACACGGTGCTGCCCCATCTCTTCAGTCAG GAGGAGCTGATGAACAACACAGAGCTGGTGCAGAGCTACCGACAGCAGATCAACAATACTATCAACCAGTTCAATCTGCAGCTTTTCTGGAATATGTACAACag CCGTCGAGATCTGGAGATGAGCCGCACTGGAACCGTGCTGAATGCCAAGACTATCCG GTGCCCAGTCATGCTGGTTGTTGGTGATAATGCCCCTGCTGAAGAAGGAGTG GTTGAGTGCAATTCCAAGCTGGATCCTACTAATACCACCTTTCTGAAG ATGGCTGATTCTGGTGGACTGCCCCAGGTCACACAG cctggGAAACTCACTGAGGCTTTCAAATACTTCCTCCAGGGAATGGGCTACA TTGCGTATATAAAGGATCGAAGGTTGAGTGGGGGGCCAG TGCCCTCCGCCAGCATGACTCGACTGGCTCGCTCACGGACCGCTTCGCTCACCAGCGCCGGTTCCATCGACGGCTCCCGCAACCGCCCCTGCACCCACTCGGACAGCAGCGATGCCGTGGGCCAGCTCAACCATACTATGGAGGTCTCTTGCTGA
- the ndrg4 gene encoding protein NDRG4 isoform X4, translating to MAGMKEQKFTEEKPLLPEQRGQDTEMETSDTFATVGDWKEHDVETPYGMIHVVIKGAPKGNRPAILTYHDVGLNHKLCFNAFFQNEDMQEITKHFVVCHVDAPGQQIGASQFPQGYQYPTMDQLAGMLPSVVQHFGFKSIVGIGVGAGAYILAKFALIFPDLVEGLVLLNIDPNGKGWIDWAASKLSGLTSTLPDTVLPHLFSQEELMNNTELVQSYRQQINNTINQFNLQLFWNMYNSRRDLEMSRTGTVLNAKTIRCPVMLVVGDNAPAEEGVVECNSKLDPTNTTFLKMADSGGLPQVTQPGKLTEAFKYFLQGMGYIAYIKDRRLSGGPVPSASMTRLARSRTASLTSAGSIDGSRNRPCTHSDSSDAVGQLNHTMEVSC from the exons GAACATGACGTTGAGACACCCTATGGTATGATCCATGTTGTAATTAAGGGTGCACCCAAGGGGAACAGACCAGCAATCCTGACCTACCATGATGTGGGGCTCAACC acaagctgtgcttcaatGCATTCTTCCAAAATGAGGACATGCAGGAGATCACTAAGCACTTTGTGGTATGCCATGTGGATGCCCCTGGGCAGCAAATAGGAGCCTCCCAGTTTCCCCAGGG GTACCAGTACCCCACGATGGACCAGCTGGCAGGCATGCTGCCCAGTGTTGTGCAGCACTTTGG atttaagaGCATCGTAGGAATTGGAGTTGGCGCTGGTGCCTACATCCTGGCGAAATTTGCT CTCATTTTTCCAGATCTGGTGGAGGGCCTTGTTCTACTGAACATTGACCCCAATGGAAAGGGCTGGATTGACTGGGCAGCCAGTAAG CTATCTGGCCTCACAAGCACCCTGCCTGACACGGTGCTGCCCCATCTCTTCAGTCAG GAGGAGCTGATGAACAACACAGAGCTGGTGCAGAGCTACCGACAGCAGATCAACAATACTATCAACCAGTTCAATCTGCAGCTTTTCTGGAATATGTACAACag CCGTCGAGATCTGGAGATGAGCCGCACTGGAACCGTGCTGAATGCCAAGACTATCCG GTGCCCAGTCATGCTGGTTGTTGGTGATAATGCCCCTGCTGAAGAAGGAGTG GTTGAGTGCAATTCCAAGCTGGATCCTACTAATACCACCTTTCTGAAG ATGGCTGATTCTGGTGGACTGCCCCAGGTCACACAG cctggGAAACTCACTGAGGCTTTCAAATACTTCCTCCAGGGAATGGGCTACA TTGCGTATATAAAGGATCGAAGGTTGAGTGGGGGGCCAG TGCCCTCCGCCAGCATGACTCGACTGGCTCGCTCACGGACCGCTTCGCTCACCAGCGCCGGTTCCATCGACGGCTCCCGCAACCGCCCCTGCACCCACTCGGACAGCAGCGATGCCGTGGGCCAGCTCAACCATACTATGGAGGTCTCTTGCTGA
- the ndrg4 gene encoding protein NDRG4 isoform X6, translating to MPECWDGEHDVETPYGMIHVVIKGAPKGNRPAILTYHDVGLNHKLCFNAFFQNEDMQEITKHFVVCHVDAPGQQIGASQFPQGYQYPTMDQLAGMLPSVVQHFGFKSIVGIGVGAGAYILAKFALIFPDLVEGLVLLNIDPNGKGWIDWAASKLSGLTSTLPDTVLPHLFSQEELMNNTELVQSYRQQINNTINQFNLQLFWNMYNSRRDLEMSRTGTVLNAKTIRCPVMLVVGDNAPAEEGVVECNSKLDPTNTTFLKMADSGGLPQVTQPGKLTEAFKYFLQGMGYMPSASMTRLARSRTASLTSAGSIDGSRNRPCTHSDSSDAVGQLNHTMEVSC from the exons GAACATGACGTTGAGACACCCTATGGTATGATCCATGTTGTAATTAAGGGTGCACCCAAGGGGAACAGACCAGCAATCCTGACCTACCATGATGTGGGGCTCAACC acaagctgtgcttcaatGCATTCTTCCAAAATGAGGACATGCAGGAGATCACTAAGCACTTTGTGGTATGCCATGTGGATGCCCCTGGGCAGCAAATAGGAGCCTCCCAGTTTCCCCAGGG GTACCAGTACCCCACGATGGACCAGCTGGCAGGCATGCTGCCCAGTGTTGTGCAGCACTTTGG atttaagaGCATCGTAGGAATTGGAGTTGGCGCTGGTGCCTACATCCTGGCGAAATTTGCT CTCATTTTTCCAGATCTGGTGGAGGGCCTTGTTCTACTGAACATTGACCCCAATGGAAAGGGCTGGATTGACTGGGCAGCCAGTAAG CTATCTGGCCTCACAAGCACCCTGCCTGACACGGTGCTGCCCCATCTCTTCAGTCAG GAGGAGCTGATGAACAACACAGAGCTGGTGCAGAGCTACCGACAGCAGATCAACAATACTATCAACCAGTTCAATCTGCAGCTTTTCTGGAATATGTACAACag CCGTCGAGATCTGGAGATGAGCCGCACTGGAACCGTGCTGAATGCCAAGACTATCCG GTGCCCAGTCATGCTGGTTGTTGGTGATAATGCCCCTGCTGAAGAAGGAGTG GTTGAGTGCAATTCCAAGCTGGATCCTACTAATACCACCTTTCTGAAG ATGGCTGATTCTGGTGGACTGCCCCAGGTCACACAG cctggGAAACTCACTGAGGCTTTCAAATACTTCCTCCAGGGAATGGGCTACA TGCCCTCCGCCAGCATGACTCGACTGGCTCGCTCACGGACCGCTTCGCTCACCAGCGCCGGTTCCATCGACGGCTCCCGCAACCGCCCCTGCACCCACTCGGACAGCAGCGATGCCGTGGGCCAGCTCAACCATACTATGGAGGTCTCTTGCTGA